AGACAAGGAGAGACAAGCGATGAGGTCGATGAGGGCAGGACGGGCGGCGGCCCTGGTCATGCTGGCGCTGGCGCCCATGGTGTGCGCGGCCGCCGAGGTGGACGGCGGCCAGCTTGCGGTCTGGTGGGGCGTGCCTTTTGCCGGCGTGCTGCTGTCGATAGCGCTGCTGCCGCTGCTCGCGCCGGTGCTCTGGCACCATCATTACGGCAAGATCACCGCGGCCTGGGCGCTGGCCTTCTTCATTCCGTTTGCGCTGCGCTTCGGCTGGGAGAGCGCGGGGCAGGGCCTGGTGCATGCGCTGGTGGCCGAGTACATCCCCTTCGTGATCCTGCTGACCGCGCTGTTCACCGTGGCCGGGGGCATCTACATCCGCGGCAACCTGCGCGGCACGCCGCTGCTGAACACCGGGATTCTGGCGGTGGGCGCGGTGCTGGCGAGCTTCATGGGCACGACCGGCGCGTCGATGCTGCTGATCCGCCCCTTGATCCGCGCCAACGACAACCGCCGGCATGTGGTGCATGTGGTGGTCTTTTTCATCTTCATCGTCTCCAACGCCGGCGGCTCGCTCACGCCGCTGGGCGATCCGCCGCTGTTTCTGGGCTTTCTGAAGGGCGTGAGCTTTTTCTGGACCGCCGAGCACGTGATCTTCGAGACCCTGTTCCTGGTGGGCGTGCTGCTGGCCTTGTTCTTCGCGCTGGACAGTTGGCTGTTTGCGCGCGCAGGCGAGCTCGATCGCCCCGACCCGACGCCCGACGCGGCCGAGCCGGCGCTGGGCTTTGACGGCAAGATCAACTTCCTGCTGCTGCTGGTAATCGTCGCGCTGGTGCTGCTCAGCGGCGTCTGGAAGTCGCCCCTGCAATGGGACGTGGCCGGCACGCCGGTAGGCCTGCCCTCGCTGGTGCGCGATCTGGGCATGGTGGCGGTGACGCTGGCTTCGCTGGCGCTCACGCCGCACGCGGTGCATGAGGCCAACCAGTTCAGCTGGGGCCCGATGCAAGAGGTGGCCAAGCTGTTTGCCGGCATCTTCCTGACCATCATTCCGGTGATCGCCATGCTGCGCGCCGGCGTTCAAGGCCCCTTCGGCCCCATCGTCGCGGCCGTCACCGGCGCCGACGGGCAGCCGATTCCGGCGATGTATTTCTGGGCTTCGGGCATGCTCTCGTCGGTGCTGGACAACGCACCTACCTACCTGGTGTTCTTCAACACCGCCGGGGGCGACGCCGCGACGCTCATGAGCACGCATGCGCAGACGCTGGCGGCGGTGTCCATAGGCTCGGTCTTCATGGGCGCGATCACCTACATCGGCAACGCGCCCAACCTCATGGTCAAGGCGATCGCCGAAGACCGCGGCGTGAAGATGCCCAGCTTCTTCGGCTACATGCTCTGGTCGGTCGGCATCCTGGTGCCGTTGTTCATCGCCATCACCTGGATGTTTTTCTGAGCGAGGGGGCAAAGCCCATGTCCAAAGCGCAAGTGCTGGTTGCCTGTGTCGTCTTTCCCGAGGTGCTCGACGCGCTGCGTGCGCACTTCGAGGTGCAGGCGATCGGCGAGGGCGAGGTCTGGCACCAGCAGGACTTCGTGCAGCGCCTGGCGGGCAAGCAGGGCGCCTTCATCACCGGCGCGCACCGCATCGACGCCCAGGCGCTGGCGGCGGCGTCCGAGCTGAAGATCGTCGCCAACATGTCCGCGGGCTACAACAACCTGGACGTGGCGGCG
The DNA window shown above is from Comamonas sp. NLF-1-9 and carries:
- a CDS encoding sodium:proton antiporter — translated: MRAGRAAALVMLALAPMVCAAAEVDGGQLAVWWGVPFAGVLLSIALLPLLAPVLWHHHYGKITAAWALAFFIPFALRFGWESAGQGLVHALVAEYIPFVILLTALFTVAGGIYIRGNLRGTPLLNTGILAVGAVLASFMGTTGASMLLIRPLIRANDNRRHVVHVVVFFIFIVSNAGGSLTPLGDPPLFLGFLKGVSFFWTAEHVIFETLFLVGVLLALFFALDSWLFARAGELDRPDPTPDAAEPALGFDGKINFLLLLVIVALVLLSGVWKSPLQWDVAGTPVGLPSLVRDLGMVAVTLASLALTPHAVHEANQFSWGPMQEVAKLFAGIFLTIIPVIAMLRAGVQGPFGPIVAAVTGADGQPIPAMYFWASGMLSSVLDNAPTYLVFFNTAGGDAATLMSTHAQTLAAVSIGSVFMGAITYIGNAPNLMVKAIAEDRGVKMPSFFGYMLWSVGILVPLFIAITWMFF